A genomic stretch from Natronomonas gomsonensis includes:
- a CDS encoding ABC transporter ATP-binding protein encodes MSDDHGPTPVSEWADATAADRPLVRVRNLQKHFDTEDSILDRLFGDTTNPVRAVDGVSFDIREGETLGLVGESGCGKSTTGETLLRLLDPTGGTVEYDGEDLAERGDLFSFRRRAGVVFQDPFSSLDPRMTVGASIRQPLDIHDWPWPESDVDTARPDDELRRERAADLMERVGLSADQLDRYPNEFSGGQRQRVGIARALALDPEFLVLDEPTSALDVSVQAQVLNLLEDLQDDFDLTYLFISHDLSVIRHICDRVAVMYLGEIVEIAPTEELFANPQHPYTEALLESVPRASTDERDRDIEPLTGDVPSPRNPPSGCRFRSRCPKVIPPADLDLTQSQYRAVMDVRRRIENRDVSLDGLEPSDGDAVEALFDRLLEGVDLPTSERTHLREAFEALVEGDFEAAAETLRERYTSVCERRHPDGERAACHLDADDVRLDADGNGVWVGEELDAPVTDTDS; translated from the coding sequence ATGAGTGACGACCACGGACCGACGCCAGTGTCCGAGTGGGCGGATGCGACGGCGGCCGACCGCCCGCTCGTCCGGGTACGGAACCTTCAGAAGCACTTCGACACTGAGGACTCGATACTGGACCGACTGTTCGGCGATACGACGAATCCGGTGCGGGCCGTCGACGGCGTGAGTTTCGACATCCGAGAGGGCGAAACGCTCGGTCTCGTCGGTGAATCGGGCTGTGGGAAGTCGACGACCGGCGAGACGCTGTTGCGACTGCTCGACCCCACGGGCGGCACCGTCGAGTACGACGGCGAGGACCTCGCCGAACGCGGGGACCTCTTCTCGTTCCGGCGTCGGGCCGGCGTCGTCTTTCAGGACCCCTTCTCCAGTCTCGACCCCCGAATGACCGTCGGTGCCTCCATCCGACAACCGCTCGACATCCACGACTGGCCGTGGCCCGAATCCGACGTGGACACCGCCCGCCCGGATGACGAACTTCGCCGAGAGCGAGCGGCAGACCTCATGGAGCGGGTCGGTCTCTCGGCCGACCAACTCGACCGATACCCCAACGAGTTCTCCGGCGGGCAACGCCAGCGCGTCGGCATCGCCCGCGCGCTCGCGCTCGACCCCGAGTTCCTCGTGTTGGACGAACCCACCAGTGCGCTGGACGTGAGCGTTCAGGCACAGGTGCTCAATCTACTCGAGGACCTCCAGGACGATTTCGACCTCACGTATCTGTTCATCAGCCACGACCTCAGCGTCATCCGGCACATCTGCGACCGCGTGGCGGTGATGTATCTCGGCGAAATCGTCGAAATCGCACCGACCGAGGAACTGTTCGCGAACCCCCAACACCCCTACACGGAGGCGCTGTTGGAGAGCGTTCCACGGGCCTCGACCGACGAGCGCGACCGCGACATCGAACCGCTGACCGGCGACGTTCCGTCGCCACGGAACCCGCCCTCTGGCTGTCGGTTCCGGTCCCGGTGTCCGAAGGTGATTCCGCCGGCCGACCTCGACCTCACGCAATCGCAGTACCGCGCGGTCATGGACGTTCGCCGTCGCATCGAGAATCGCGACGTGAGCCTCGACGGGCTGGAACCGTCCGACGGCGACGCTGTCGAGGCGCTGTTCGACCGACTGCTCGAAGGGGTCGATTTGCCCACTTCGGAGCGAACACACCTTCGGGAGGCCTTCGAGGCCCTCGTCGAGGGAGACTTCGAGGCCGCCGCCGAAACGCTCCGCGAGCGCTACACCAGCGTCTGTGAGCGACGCCACCCGGACGGCGAGCGGGCGGCCTGCCATCTCGACGCCGACGATGTCCGACTGGACGCCGACGGCAACGGCGTCTGGGTCGGAGAGGAACTGGACGCCCCCGTCACCGACACCGATTCGTGA
- a CDS encoding ABC transporter ATP-binding protein, whose translation MAPKLRIEGLTTRFFTEEGQINAVEDVSFSVEEGEVFGIVGESGSGKSVTALSLIDLVERPGEIVDGAVWFRSPDLAARIESDAPEAVDGDYVDLQSLSDGERRALRGTEFSTIFQDPMSSFNPSLTVGEQIAEAVEVQRRARANPRSVRSRTQGYGLAKFVGDSLLPTRDFVDDASHDRAVELLEMVGIPDPAERAEEYPHQFSGGMLQRAMIAQALAGEPSMLVADEPTTALDVTIQAQVLDLLAELQEDVGMTTVLITHNLGVIARMADRVGVMYAGELVETGTLEDVFDDPVHPYTKGLLGSIPDLDGTADRLKPITGNVPSLVDSEMDDRCYFADRCPRAMEECLEKPPEFAVDGEHTAMCYLADHDYEQADALEEGYFDE comes from the coding sequence GTGGCGCCGAAACTCAGAATCGAAGGATTGACGACCCGATTCTTCACCGAGGAGGGCCAAATCAACGCCGTCGAGGACGTCTCCTTCAGCGTCGAGGAAGGGGAAGTGTTCGGCATCGTCGGCGAGTCCGGTTCCGGGAAGTCGGTGACGGCGCTGTCGCTCATCGACCTCGTCGAACGCCCCGGCGAAATCGTCGACGGGGCGGTGTGGTTCCGTTCGCCCGACCTCGCGGCGCGCATCGAGTCCGACGCGCCGGAGGCCGTCGACGGCGACTACGTCGACCTCCAGTCGCTGTCCGACGGCGAGCGTCGCGCGCTCCGTGGGACGGAGTTCTCGACGATATTCCAGGACCCGATGAGCAGTTTTAACCCATCGCTGACGGTCGGCGAGCAAATCGCCGAGGCCGTCGAGGTCCAGCGCCGGGCCCGGGCGAATCCGCGGTCGGTCCGCTCCCGGACACAGGGGTACGGACTGGCGAAGTTCGTCGGCGACAGCCTGCTTCCGACCCGGGACTTCGTCGACGACGCCTCCCACGACCGGGCGGTCGAACTGCTGGAGATGGTCGGTATCCCCGACCCCGCCGAGCGCGCCGAGGAGTACCCCCACCAGTTCTCCGGCGGCATGCTCCAGCGAGCGATGATTGCACAGGCGCTGGCCGGCGAACCCTCGATGCTGGTGGCCGACGAACCGACGACCGCACTCGACGTGACGATACAGGCGCAGGTACTCGACCTGCTTGCAGAGCTACAGGAAGACGTCGGCATGACGACGGTTCTCATCACGCACAACCTCGGCGTCATCGCCCGGATGGCCGACCGCGTCGGCGTGATGTACGCCGGCGAGTTGGTCGAGACAGGAACTCTCGAAGACGTGTTCGACGACCCTGTCCACCCCTACACGAAGGGTTTGTTGGGGTCGATTCCGGACCTCGATGGCACTGCCGACCGCCTGAAACCGATTACCGGAAACGTCCCCAGCCTCGTCGATTCGGAGATGGATGACCGGTGTTACTTCGCCGACCGGTGTCCGAGGGCGATGGAGGAGTGTCTGGAGAAACCGCCCGAGTTCGCCGTCGATGGCGAGCACACGGCGATGTGTTATCTGGCCGACCACGACTACGAGCAAGCCGACGCGCTCGAGGAGGGATACTTCGATGAGTGA
- a CDS encoding ABC transporter permease, which produces MISERVKRSLRREFKQNRLAQLGVVLVLLLFLVATFAPFLALHDPTTTRIGTGGTEDLSELPPLGFSYTEQRVTPSGSETVEITARQTFPLGTNALGQDIYSRLLYGARVSLLVGLLGALLATVIGVPYGLVAGYFGDRIDDALMRGADVMLAFPSLVLAIALVGVFRDSDVHTTTIPDPFVHAARSDLVPNVLIPRAAHVAEMPASFTFPVTVTLVVALVNWVWFARVARGEAMSVRAEEFIKAARSAGASDWRILRQHVFPNSLTPIIVLATIQVAAIILLESALSFLGFSGTDLTWGADIADGRSDQRSYWWIATMPGLAIVFAVIGVNLLGDWLRDALDPSIEGEGGV; this is translated from the coding sequence ATGATATCCGAACGCGTCAAACGGAGCCTCCGACGGGAGTTCAAGCAGAACCGACTCGCACAACTCGGCGTCGTGCTCGTGTTACTGCTGTTCCTCGTGGCGACGTTCGCGCCGTTTCTCGCGCTTCACGACCCGACGACGACGCGAATCGGGACCGGCGGCACCGAGGACCTCTCGGAGTTGCCGCCATTGGGATTCTCCTACACCGAACAGCGCGTCACGCCGTCGGGCAGTGAGACCGTCGAGATAACCGCCAGACAAACCTTCCCGCTTGGGACGAACGCGCTCGGACAGGACATCTACTCGCGGTTGCTGTACGGTGCCCGCGTGTCGCTGCTCGTCGGATTGCTCGGCGCGTTGCTCGCGACGGTCATCGGCGTTCCGTACGGACTGGTCGCCGGCTACTTCGGCGACCGCATCGACGACGCGCTGATGCGGGGCGCCGACGTGATGTTGGCGTTCCCGTCGCTCGTCCTCGCCATCGCCCTCGTCGGCGTGTTCAGGGACTCCGACGTACACACCACGACGATTCCGGACCCCTTCGTCCACGCCGCCCGTTCGGACCTCGTTCCGAACGTGTTGATACCGCGTGCCGCACACGTCGCCGAGATGCCGGCTTCCTTTACCTTCCCGGTGACGGTGACGCTCGTCGTCGCCTTGGTCAACTGGGTGTGGTTCGCTCGGGTCGCCCGCGGCGAGGCGATGAGCGTCCGCGCCGAGGAGTTCATCAAGGCCGCACGGTCGGCCGGCGCCTCCGACTGGCGCATCCTCAGACAGCACGTCTTCCCGAACTCGCTGACGCCCATCATCGTGTTGGCGACGATTCAGGTGGCCGCTATCATCCTACTGGAGTCCGCGCTGTCGTTCCTCGGGTTCTCCGGCACCGACTTGACGTGGGGCGCCGACATCGCAGACGGCCGGAGCGACCAACGCTCCTACTGGTGGATAGCCACGATGCCGGGTCTCGCCATCGTCTTCGCAGTCATCGGCGTGAACCTTCTCGGCGACTGGCTTCGGGACGCACTCGACCCCTCCATCGAGGGGGAGGGGGGTGTCTGA
- a CDS encoding ABC transporter permease, translated as MGLAKFLIKRLLQGVVVTWGVVTVVFFLRYLTPGNPTATLLPPDAGPEVRRRLRENLGLDQPLYVQYYDYITDLVVLDFGESMSSGREVAGLVASRLPATIELAVAATVVAVVLAIPLGVVSARRRREPVDYGATLFSLVGISTPNFWLGVMLIIFVGVHVDVIPTTGRQMGLQTALFALSNGSVSELGQWAAQLVLPAITLGTYFTALITRLTRSGMLEELGQSYVTACRAKGLPETLTLYKHVLRNTLIPIVTVLGLQLGTLIGGAVITETVFAWPGLGRFLITSINNRDWTSIQGTIIVIGVGFVLINIVVDSLYAYLDPRVTAE; from the coding sequence ATGGGTCTCGCAAAGTTCCTCATAAAGCGCCTCCTTCAGGGAGTCGTCGTCACGTGGGGGGTCGTGACGGTCGTTTTCTTCCTGCGCTATCTCACCCCCGGGAACCCGACGGCGACGCTGTTGCCGCCCGATGCGGGTCCGGAGGTGCGTCGGCGCCTCCGTGAAAACCTCGGCCTCGACCAACCTCTGTACGTCCAGTACTACGACTACATCACCGACCTGGTGGTGCTGGACTTCGGCGAATCGATGTCCAGCGGTCGTGAAGTTGCTGGCCTCGTCGCGTCGCGACTGCCCGCGACCATCGAACTCGCCGTCGCCGCGACAGTCGTCGCGGTCGTTCTCGCCATCCCGCTCGGCGTCGTCAGCGCCCGCCGCCGCCGCGAACCCGTCGACTACGGCGCAACGCTGTTCTCGCTTGTCGGCATCTCGACGCCGAACTTCTGGCTCGGCGTCATGCTCATCATCTTCGTCGGCGTCCACGTCGATGTCATCCCGACGACGGGTCGACAGATGGGTCTCCAGACGGCGCTGTTCGCGCTGTCGAACGGCTCGGTTTCCGAACTCGGGCAGTGGGCCGCCCAACTGGTCCTGCCGGCCATCACGCTGGGGACGTACTTCACCGCGCTCATCACGCGACTCACTCGGAGCGGCATGCTGGAGGAACTCGGGCAGTCGTACGTGACGGCGTGTCGCGCCAAAGGCCTGCCCGAGACGCTCACCCTGTACAAACACGTCCTCCGGAACACGCTCATCCCCATCGTCACCGTCCTCGGTCTCCAACTGGGGACGCTCATCGGCGGCGCCGTCATCACCGAGACAGTGTTCGCCTGGCCCGGCCTCGGCCGCTTTCTCATCACCTCCATCAACAACCGCGATTGGACGTCGATTCAGGGGACCATCATCGTCATCGGCGTCGGATTCGTCCTCATAAACATCGTCGTCGACTCGCTGTACGCCTACCTCGACCCGAGGGTGACCGCAGAATGA
- a CDS encoding ABC transporter substrate-binding protein, translated as MSRDIDRRTFLQYSGATAATAASVGLAGCGGNGNGNGNGDGTPSGDDTPSDGADAELRTYDEELPEDPSRVEVLQHANGLANALAPWVYLHQQFSIYGINDDIEWDARPDEDINVKEFSTDRDEITISQGQLLETLDPTGENSTPQYNIVVQAYEPFLYRDREGRPIALIVSDWERTAEQEVRLTIRDDVQFHNGDDMTAEDVAFSINRANNPDVSEVAGNIGDIAEARAEDGDVVLDLDSVTPTIFRNLTVFGRVLQRSWVENEDNDIATEINGTGPYELDEYVNDTRVAFTKFDGYWGEAADPNSVTFTAIPENGPRVDALIAGDSDLVTNVRPSDIPDVEGAEGVGYDDVPSTRNIFLVMNDVAEPFDSQEFRQAMNFAVDVQSIIDSILNEFGNQTSQPTLPGHNGHNPDIDPYPYDPERAEALVEESGHAGIEIELHTPVGRYLRDADVAEAAANQINELENVTCTANRRDFGELVNELLAEQSESPAFFLIGWGNPTLDGDYAMSPWFTEGAFQHFNNEELAELLQQARTIPE; from the coding sequence ATGTCGCGAGACATCGACCGACGAACGTTCCTCCAGTACAGCGGTGCCACCGCCGCAACCGCCGCCAGCGTAGGGTTGGCCGGGTGTGGTGGCAACGGAAACGGCAACGGAAACGGTGATGGAACGCCGTCCGGTGACGACACGCCATCCGACGGGGCCGACGCCGAACTCCGGACCTACGACGAGGAGTTGCCGGAGGACCCCTCCCGCGTCGAGGTCCTCCAGCACGCAAACGGCCTCGCGAACGCGCTCGCGCCGTGGGTGTACCTCCACCAGCAGTTCAGCATCTACGGCATCAACGACGACATCGAGTGGGATGCCCGCCCCGACGAGGACATCAACGTCAAGGAGTTCTCGACGGACAGAGACGAAATCACCATCTCGCAGGGACAACTCCTCGAGACGCTGGACCCGACCGGCGAAAACAGCACGCCACAGTACAACATCGTCGTCCAGGCTTACGAACCGTTCCTCTATCGAGACCGGGAGGGCCGGCCCATCGCACTTATCGTCTCCGACTGGGAGCGAACCGCCGAACAGGAGGTCAGACTCACGATTCGTGATGATGTGCAGTTCCACAACGGTGACGACATGACGGCCGAGGACGTCGCCTTCTCCATCAATCGGGCGAACAACCCGGACGTAAGCGAAGTCGCCGGCAACATCGGTGACATCGCCGAGGCGCGCGCCGAGGACGGCGATGTCGTCCTCGACCTCGATTCGGTTACGCCGACCATCTTCCGGAACCTGACCGTCTTCGGGCGCGTCCTCCAGCGGAGTTGGGTCGAAAACGAGGACAACGACATCGCCACGGAAATCAACGGCACCGGTCCCTACGAACTCGACGAATACGTCAACGACACGCGCGTCGCGTTCACGAAGTTCGACGGCTACTGGGGCGAAGCGGCAGACCCCAATTCGGTCACGTTCACCGCCATCCCCGAGAACGGCCCCCGCGTCGACGCGCTCATCGCCGGCGACTCCGACCTCGTCACCAACGTTCGACCGAGCGACATTCCCGACGTCGAGGGTGCCGAGGGCGTCGGCTACGACGACGTACCCTCGACGCGGAACATCTTCCTCGTCATGAACGATGTCGCCGAACCGTTCGATAGCCAGGAGTTCCGGCAGGCGATGAACTTCGCTGTCGACGTCCAGTCCATCATCGACAGCATCCTCAACGAGTTCGGCAACCAGACGAGCCAACCGACGTTGCCCGGCCACAACGGTCACAACCCCGACATCGACCCCTATCCGTACGACCCCGAGCGTGCCGAGGCACTCGTCGAGGAGAGCGGCCACGCGGGCATCGAAATCGAACTTCACACGCCCGTCGGTCGATACCTGCGAGATGCCGACGTCGCCGAGGCTGCGGCGAACCAGATTAACGAACTGGAGAACGTCACCTGCACCGCCAACCGGCGTGACTTCGGCGAACTCGTCAACGAACTCCTCGCCGAGCAGTCGGAATCGCCGGCGTTCTTCCTCATCGGCTGGGGGAACCCGACACTCGACGGCGACTACGCGATGTCGCCGTGGTTCACCGAGGGCGCCTTCCAGCACTTTAACAACGAGGAACTGGCCGAGTTGCTCCAGCAGGCACGGACCATCCCCGAGTAA
- the npdG gene encoding NADPH-dependent F420 reductase codes for MRIALLGGTGDIGQGLVLRWSYDTNHELLVGSRDPEKARTKAEEYETELDSRGVDTDIKGFENAMAADRADVVVLAVPAYHLVDTVDDIADRLDDETILVTPAVGMKRDDEGFHYNRPGAGSVAALVEEAKPDDVPLVGAFHNLPAGGLSNLDRTFEWDTLVFGDDANAKDMVVDLAEEIEGLRALDVGGLSNAAEVEAVTPLLINVAMENDGLHDLGVKFQ; via the coding sequence ATGCGAATCGCACTCCTCGGCGGTACCGGCGACATCGGGCAGGGACTGGTTCTCAGGTGGAGTTACGACACCAACCACGAACTGCTCGTCGGCTCCCGTGACCCCGAGAAGGCACGCACGAAGGCCGAAGAGTACGAGACGGAACTCGATAGCCGCGGCGTCGACACCGACATCAAGGGCTTCGAGAACGCGATGGCGGCCGACCGCGCCGACGTGGTCGTCCTCGCCGTCCCGGCGTATCACCTCGTCGACACCGTCGACGACATCGCCGACCGACTCGACGACGAAACCATCCTCGTCACGCCCGCCGTCGGCATGAAGCGCGACGACGAGGGGTTCCATTACAACCGTCCCGGTGCTGGCAGCGTCGCCGCACTCGTCGAGGAGGCGAAACCCGACGACGTGCCACTGGTCGGAGCGTTCCACAACCTCCCCGCAGGCGGTCTCTCGAACCTCGACCGCACCTTCGAGTGGGACACGCTCGTCTTCGGCGATGACGCCAATGCCAAGGACATGGTCGTCGACCTCGCCGAGGAAATCGAGGGATTGCGCGCGCTCGATGTCGGCGGACTCTCGAACGCCGCCGAGGTCGAGGCGGTGACGCCGCTTCTCATCAACGTCGCAATGGAAAACGACGGATTGCACGACCTCGGCGTGAAGTTCCAGTAA
- a CDS encoding DUF7331 family protein produces MPAPIENSSGGDSLPTTHDRCADLELEDGAVVIYDTKNHNAWIQSDDAVELSVLA; encoded by the coding sequence ATGCCAGCACCAATCGAAAACAGCTCCGGCGGTGACAGCCTTCCGACTACCCACGACCGGTGTGCGGACCTCGAGCTCGAGGACGGAGCGGTCGTCATCTACGACACGAAGAACCACAACGCGTGGATTCAATCCGACGACGCCGTCGAGCTGTCTGTGCTGGCGTAG
- the thrC gene encoding threonine synthase encodes MADLTLPANPEAPDVATDGVWLHCIGCGHDHAPFDDIIYTCEKCGSLLEARYDSYPTFDDFEGRGVWRYNAALPFEEGVTLPEGATPLHEAPRLEADLGVRNLRVKHEGMNPTGSFKDRGMTVGVRVAQELGVDRLACASTGNTSAALAAYGARADLETLVLLPAGKVAAGKIAQASLHGARILEVDGNFDSCLDIVQDLADRGEAYLLNSLNPFRLEGQKTIGLEILEEFRDDEGRFPDRIVLPVGNAGNTAALYKCFRELVASGDLAPGDVPKLTGVQAEGAAPMVEAIESGAEDTERWENVETIATAIRIGNPVNAPKALPGIRETGGTAVAVSDEEITTAQRDLAGEGIGVEPASAASVAGLRKLRESGDVGSGEDVVCLTTGHLLKDPDAAAAAGSDPEPVPNSTDAVLAHLAGERTGEGGRGLLGRLRGLF; translated from the coding sequence ATGGCAGACCTCACGCTCCCGGCGAACCCCGAGGCGCCCGACGTGGCGACCGACGGCGTCTGGCTCCACTGCATCGGATGCGGCCACGACCACGCCCCCTTCGACGACATCATCTACACCTGCGAGAAGTGTGGCAGCCTGCTGGAAGCCCGCTACGACAGTTACCCGACCTTCGACGACTTCGAGGGCCGCGGCGTCTGGCGCTACAACGCCGCCCTTCCTTTCGAGGAGGGCGTCACCCTGCCGGAAGGCGCGACGCCGCTGCACGAAGCGCCACGCCTCGAAGCCGACCTCGGCGTCCGCAACCTTCGGGTGAAACACGAGGGGATGAACCCCACCGGGTCGTTCAAGGACCGGGGGATGACCGTCGGCGTCCGCGTCGCACAGGAACTCGGCGTCGACCGACTGGCGTGTGCCTCCACCGGCAACACCTCGGCGGCGCTGGCGGCTTACGGCGCCCGCGCCGACCTCGAAACGCTCGTGCTTCTCCCCGCCGGCAAGGTCGCCGCCGGGAAAATCGCACAGGCGAGTCTCCACGGCGCCCGGATTCTGGAGGTCGACGGCAACTTCGATTCCTGTCTCGACATCGTCCAGGACCTCGCCGACCGCGGGGAGGCGTACCTGCTGAACTCGCTGAACCCGTTCCGACTGGAGGGCCAGAAGACCATCGGCCTCGAAATCCTCGAGGAGTTCCGCGACGACGAAGGGCGGTTCCCCGACCGCATCGTTCTGCCGGTCGGCAACGCGGGCAACACCGCCGCGCTGTACAAGTGCTTCCGCGAGTTGGTCGCTTCGGGGGACCTGGCACCCGGCGACGTGCCGAAACTCACCGGCGTTCAGGCGGAGGGCGCCGCCCCGATGGTCGAGGCCATCGAGTCGGGCGCCGAGGACACCGAACGCTGGGAGAACGTCGAGACCATCGCGACGGCCATCCGCATCGGCAACCCCGTCAACGCGCCGAAGGCGCTGCCGGGCATCCGCGAAACCGGTGGCACCGCCGTCGCCGTCTCCGACGAGGAGATTACGACCGCCCAGCGTGACCTCGCTGGCGAGGGCATCGGCGTCGAACCCGCCTCCGCGGCATCGGTCGCCGGCCTGCGGAAACTGCGGGAGTCCGGCGATGTCGGGTCGGGCGAGGACGTGGTGTGTCTGACGACCGGCCACCTGCTGAAAGACCCCGACGCCGCGGCGGCGGCGGGCAGCGACCCCGAACCCGTCCCGAACAGCACGGACGCGGTGCTCGCACATCTCGCCGGCGAGCGGACGGGAGAGGGCGGGCGCGGACTGCTCGGCCGACTTCGCGGCCTGTTCTAG
- a CDS encoding alpha/beta hydrolase yields MSQERRDGDRTEGSPSSPPRPGPDALYGTNPTPPQLENGEGWDADPLLVSGHDAYRDGEYLYQDYVYDDHGADTRHFTAGSPANADSLGGILSQPTGDFHYPNDGERYSYNGADLLEFRARPTADGVTYRITLNTMLEPDAAAVAIGIDTGGSDGRTDWGYGLGELGASVDHRLVVWGTGAELDGDPLEDDRVTVDVRRNQIEVEVPLDPEDETWRHYCVTGLWNAEEGGFRQVAVSPDEDTPGGLKSNSQDVPPVFNVGFRFEEPYDRHVGPLDIGRGLFDALDVTGIGHNLLDLVWDRSARVLGEGNWREHAQSLALADRDISQFHADIDFERLREGTTDDASFEAGFHSLLYPSRYYLGEGVDPDHDVLEGRIQPYNVYVPENLEEPAPMVLLLHSLGGAYTQYAVYMPNLVKQLAEAQGAVVLMPQARGPGRWYKREAELDIFEAWRDLETRVDIDRSRVTISGYSMGGFGTCMLAAQCPDLFGRGFSVVGPPSEDPIEGLTGGLLKAPSKLTNDLFGGEGGGDVLNVFAQDPESALEITDNLRHVPMLIWNTVGDPLVPVLSPENYARKLRRHGYRYQFDVFPVATHLSLGIRDQWDRAPEFIARGKVIRNPRRVTYRQVPELDHPEVGLVHDGAYWVSDIVTQDGEDAGLVDALSLADGYGDPNLRRFRRVGQTPQRHLSRGLQWEQPDIDQRRGPENALEVTLEGVAEATLWVEEAGLDTDTELTLRIDSDSEATLTLATPFDTHDIEVSAGESTETLVLDDEAEKKAATA; encoded by the coding sequence ATGTCTCAGGAACGCCGTGATGGCGACCGTACCGAGGGGTCTCCCTCCTCTCCGCCTCGGCCCGGTCCCGACGCCCTGTACGGCACCAACCCCACGCCGCCGCAGTTGGAGAACGGCGAGGGGTGGGACGCCGACCCGCTTCTCGTCTCCGGTCACGACGCCTACCGCGACGGTGAGTACCTGTATCAGGACTACGTCTACGACGACCACGGCGCCGACACGCGCCACTTCACCGCTGGGTCGCCGGCGAACGCCGACTCGCTCGGCGGCATTCTCTCACAGCCGACCGGGGACTTCCACTACCCAAACGACGGCGAACGCTACAGCTACAACGGCGCGGACTTACTGGAGTTTCGGGCACGGCCGACGGCGGATGGCGTCACCTACCGCATCACGCTGAACACGATGCTGGAGCCGGATGCGGCGGCCGTCGCCATTGGCATCGATACAGGGGGCAGCGACGGTCGAACCGACTGGGGGTACGGACTCGGTGAGTTGGGGGCGTCGGTCGACCACCGACTCGTCGTCTGGGGAACGGGCGCCGAACTCGACGGCGACCCGCTCGAAGACGACCGCGTCACCGTCGACGTGCGCCGAAACCAAATCGAGGTGGAGGTACCGCTGGACCCCGAAGACGAGACGTGGCGACACTACTGTGTCACCGGTCTCTGGAACGCCGAGGAGGGCGGATTCAGACAAGTCGCGGTCAGTCCGGACGAGGATACGCCCGGCGGCCTGAAGAGCAACTCCCAAGACGTACCGCCGGTGTTCAACGTCGGCTTCCGATTCGAGGAACCGTACGACCGACACGTCGGCCCGCTCGATATCGGTCGCGGCCTCTTCGACGCACTCGACGTGACCGGCATCGGACACAACCTCCTGGACCTCGTCTGGGACCGCTCGGCGCGCGTTCTCGGGGAAGGGAACTGGCGTGAACACGCCCAATCGCTGGCACTCGCCGACCGCGACATCTCGCAGTTCCACGCCGACATCGACTTCGAGCGGCTCCGCGAGGGGACGACCGACGACGCGTCGTTCGAGGCCGGCTTTCACTCGCTTCTGTACCCCTCGCGGTACTACCTCGGTGAGGGCGTCGACCCCGACCACGACGTACTGGAGGGTCGCATCCAGCCCTACAACGTGTACGTCCCCGAGAACCTCGAAGAGCCGGCGCCGATGGTGTTGCTGTTGCACTCGCTGGGCGGTGCCTACACACAGTATGCGGTGTACATGCCGAACCTCGTCAAGCAGTTGGCGGAGGCCCAAGGCGCCGTCGTGTTGATGCCGCAGGCCCGCGGTCCCGGCCGCTGGTACAAACGCGAGGCGGAACTCGACATCTTCGAGGCGTGGCGCGACCTCGAAACCCGCGTCGACATCGACCGCAGTCGCGTCACCATCTCGGGATACTCGATGGGTGGGTTCGGGACCTGCATGCTCGCCGCGCAGTGTCCGGACCTATTCGGCCGCGGCTTCTCCGTCGTCGGGCCGCCCAGCGAAGACCCCATCGAGGGTCTCACCGGCGGCCTGCTGAAGGCGCCGTCGAAACTCACGAACGACCTCTTCGGCGGCGAGGGCGGCGGCGACGTACTCAACGTCTTCGCTCAAGACCCAGAGAGCGCCCTCGAAATCACCGACAACCTCCGGCACGTCCCGATGCTCATCTGGAACACCGTCGGCGACCCGCTCGTTCCGGTCCTCTCGCCGGAAAACTACGCCCGCAAACTCCGGCGCCACGGCTACCGCTATCAGTTCGACGTGTTCCCGGTCGCGACGCATCTCTCCCTCGGCATCCGCGACCAGTGGGACCGGGCGCCGGAGTTCATCGCCCGCGGGAAGGTCATCCGCAATCCCCGGCGGGTCACCTACCGACAGGTGCCGGAACTCGACCACCCCGAGGTCGGACTCGTCCACGACGGCGCCTACTGGGTTTCGGATATCGTCACGCAGGACGGCGAGGACGCCGGTCTCGTCGACGCGCTCTCGTTGGCCGACGGCTACGGCGACCCCAATCTCCGGCGGTTCCGGCGCGTCGGGCAGACGCCCCAGCGCCACCTCAGCCGCGGTCTCCAGTGGGAACAGCCCGACATTGACCAACGACGCGGCCCCGAAAACGCCCTCGAAGTCACGCTGGAGGGCGTCGCCGAGGCCACGCTGTGGGTCGAGGAAGCGGGTCTCGACACCGACACCGAACTCACGCTCCGCATCGACAGCGACAGCGAGGCGACGCTGACGCTCGCGACGCCGTTCGACACCCACGACATCGAGGTCTCGGCGGGCGAATCGACCGAGACGCTGGTTCTCGACGACGAGGCCGAAAAGAAAGCCGCGACTGCCTAG